One genomic segment of Methanomassiliicoccus sp. includes these proteins:
- a CDS encoding MDR family MFS transporter, translated as MKNNNPIHWSNIDPKHRRFIMLGLVLGMLAACLDGTIVSTCGTIIAADLGGLGLFSWMFTAYMLCETITIPIGGKLSDLYGRKPFFLLGLTLFLGGSIVAGLSTSMEMFIICRAVQGVGGGLLMPVASAAIADLYSPSERGKMQGVMGAVFGLGTALGPVLGGLITDNVSWHWVFYINVPVAAVALFLTARQFPSMEAASHKKIDYLGMSMLGLFLLDLLLFFTWAGKDFEWISYESGLMVAVAAVLLVVFSLIEHRAEDPVIAPRLFKNRVFVCGAFAMLIFGLALTGAMAYLSMFSIFIFGLTSQEAGYMSISMVAGLMITAMLSGRFVQRTGYRPWVITGPVISFIAMVLMSTLGLGDSVWYLAAYMFLLGIGLGCVMAVLMVAVQNSAKPDEMGMTTSSVNLFRAIGGTVATGVFSFLINLRLNDVLRADLPADVYGLVPHDTDVLAYISAMPQYATQILSSFATAMDFAFLVAGVIILLILLVAPFLKGYVVNKEEVLKTPSAKVVEERDARKEPQ; from the coding sequence ATGAAAAATAATAATCCAATTCACTGGTCGAACATCGATCCAAAGCATCGTCGCTTCATCATGCTGGGATTGGTGCTAGGGATGCTAGCCGCATGCCTGGACGGGACCATCGTATCCACCTGCGGCACGATCATAGCCGCTGACCTGGGAGGTCTTGGCCTTTTCAGCTGGATGTTCACTGCATACATGCTCTGCGAGACCATTACCATACCCATTGGGGGCAAGTTATCCGACCTATATGGAAGAAAGCCGTTCTTTCTGCTAGGCCTGACATTATTCCTCGGGGGCTCCATAGTCGCCGGGCTGTCCACGAGCATGGAGATGTTCATCATCTGCCGGGCCGTACAGGGTGTAGGAGGAGGGCTTCTCATGCCCGTGGCCTCCGCGGCCATTGCCGACCTTTATTCTCCTAGTGAAAGAGGGAAGATGCAGGGCGTGATGGGTGCGGTCTTCGGCCTAGGCACCGCCCTGGGGCCGGTGCTTGGCGGCCTAATTACCGACAATGTTAGCTGGCACTGGGTATTCTACATCAACGTTCCCGTTGCTGCGGTCGCGCTGTTCCTCACTGCCAGGCAGTTCCCGTCGATGGAGGCCGCATCCCATAAAAAGATCGACTACCTCGGCATGTCTATGCTGGGCCTCTTCCTGCTGGACCTTCTGCTGTTCTTCACCTGGGCGGGAAAGGACTTTGAATGGATCAGCTACGAGTCCGGACTCATGGTGGCGGTGGCGGCAGTGCTGCTGGTCGTCTTCAGCCTGATAGAGCATCGGGCTGAGGATCCGGTCATCGCGCCTCGCCTGTTCAAGAACCGGGTCTTCGTGTGTGGAGCTTTCGCCATGCTGATCTTCGGTCTTGCCCTGACCGGGGCAATGGCATACCTATCGATGTTTAGCATCTTCATCTTCGGGCTCACTTCTCAGGAGGCTGGCTATATGTCGATCTCCATGGTCGCCGGCCTGATGATCACGGCGATGCTTAGCGGCAGGTTCGTTCAAAGAACTGGTTACCGGCCGTGGGTCATCACAGGTCCGGTGATCTCGTTCATTGCCATGGTGCTGATGTCCACCCTCGGGCTTGGAGATAGCGTGTGGTACCTGGCGGCATACATGTTCCTCCTGGGCATCGGACTGGGCTGCGTAATGGCCGTCCTCATGGTAGCGGTACAGAACAGCGCCAAGCCGGATGAGATGGGCATGACCACTTCCAGCGTCAACCTTTTCCGAGCGATCGGAGGAACGGTGGCGACGGGCGTGTTCTCGTTCCTTATCAACCTGCGCCTTAATGACGTGCTGAGGGCCGACCTGCCTGCCGATGTCTATGGCCTCGTACCCCACGACACCGACGTCCTCGCGTACATCTCGGCGATGCCTCAGTATGCCACCCAGATCCTGTCGTCCTTCGCTACGGCCATGGACTTCGCCTTCCTGGTGGCGGGAGTTATCATCCTGCTCATCCTGCTGGTAGCGCCGTTCCTCAAGGGATACGTCGTCAATAAGGAGGAGGTCCTGAAGACCCCATCGGCCAAAGTTGTCGAGGAGCGGGATGCTCGGAAGGAGCCTCAGTAG
- a CDS encoding NAD(P)/FAD-dependent oxidoreductase, whose product MIERLDEDSFLRYNQMCGEGISSRGLAEVGLESADIQRNAVTKAVEHWPGGITLTSDIDGFIIDRGKLVSSLRKPFTSAGGEVVNGVVSGVRRTNGGYVVESSEGTISCRYLVGADGARSTVRRGLFGTEPSVYMQVVQHVIDRPMENELRFTFDNKYMGKYRWEFPSGRYTKVGFPEGTDAAPSDVVDTHRRAIPIGRLDKIVNGDACLVGDAACQANPITFGGIRNSLAAGRMAADAINHGNMEEYQLAWKCSPLADITFMDTFDLLRVRTNEELIMMVEPLRYGPNMSVIMRELMNNDDFRTFYRGFIRKMENGW is encoded by the coding sequence ATGATTGAAAGACTAGACGAGGATAGCTTCCTTAGGTACAATCAGATGTGCGGCGAAGGCATCAGCAGCCGGGGGCTTGCCGAAGTAGGCCTCGAAAGCGCTGACATTCAAAGGAATGCTGTGACTAAAGCCGTGGAGCACTGGCCGGGCGGGATCACGCTCACATCAGACATCGACGGGTTCATCATCGACCGGGGTAAGCTCGTATCAAGCCTGCGGAAGCCGTTCACTTCTGCTGGTGGCGAGGTGGTGAATGGAGTTGTGTCAGGAGTGAGGCGAACCAACGGTGGCTACGTCGTGGAAAGCTCCGAGGGAACGATCTCATGCCGGTACCTCGTCGGTGCTGATGGGGCCCGTTCCACTGTCAGAAGGGGGCTCTTTGGTACAGAGCCGTCTGTATACATGCAGGTGGTCCAGCACGTGATCGATAGGCCGATGGAGAATGAGCTCCGCTTCACCTTCGATAACAAGTACATGGGTAAATACCGATGGGAGTTCCCCTCTGGCAGGTATACTAAGGTGGGTTTTCCTGAAGGAACTGACGCAGCGCCGAGCGATGTCGTGGACACGCATAGGAGAGCCATACCCATCGGCCGCTTGGACAAAATAGTGAATGGAGACGCATGCCTCGTCGGAGACGCCGCCTGCCAGGCCAACCCGATCACATTTGGTGGTATTCGTAACTCTCTCGCTGCTGGGCGCATGGCTGCAGACGCCATCAACCACGGGAACATGGAAGAGTACCAATTAGCGTGGAAATGCTCCCCTCTTGCCGACATCACGTTCATGGATACGTTCGATCTGCTGAGAGTAAGAACAAACGAAGAGCTCATCATGATGGTTGAGCCCCTCAGATATGGGCCCAACATGAGCGTCATCATGAGGGAGCTGATGAATAACGATGACTTCCGGACGTTCTATCGTGGTTTCATCAGGAAGATGGAGAATGGTTGGTAG
- the ppk1 gene encoding polyphosphate kinase 1 gives MANQGAPKWNVKGSADELDGSTSLDDTRLFINRELSWLDFNRRVLEEAEDPTQPLLERVKFLAICSGNLDEFFMSRVPGLVRQSAKGALEPPPDGMSPAEQLEAIAGEVGGLLEEHARVWNEQILPELDAKGIHVRQMRDLQPDQKAALRKFFERDLFPILTPLAFDLNHPFPFISSGAINLAVVIRDNTGHERFARVKVPSGSLFPRLIRVDQEAGTSRDSHYVFLEDLVAANLDLLFTGVNVVAAHPFRVTRDAEFEIELDETHDLLTAMEEGLESRRVGEPVRLEAAADMPKRLVDMLASKLELASHLIYRSTIPLALADLWQLHGIGRPDLQDTPFLPNVPKLVSNEQTILTNVAEHDVLLYHPYDSFQPLITFLKQAAVDPEVMAIKITFYRIDSCSPLVDALMEARRNGKAVAAVLELKAKFDEVNNISWARQLEHAGVHVVYGPVDIKIHAKMCLVVKKSRDGPIRLCHLSSGNYNSKTARTYGDIGYLTSGPDIAADVSDLFNSLTGYCRKDDFRKLLVSPGGIRRGIVERIDREIAVHRERGSGHIAFKLNALIDKGIIQALYRASMAGVKVDLNVRGLCSLRPGVPGISDNIRVTSIISRFLEHSRIYCFRNGGDAEVLLGSSDMMTRNLDRRVEILFPVRDPRIREAVIKDILEVHLRDNVKARELQSDGSWRRVVRKEGEEPLDSQEWLLANRGVWHGEK, from the coding sequence ATGGCGAATCAGGGCGCTCCAAAATGGAACGTTAAAGGCAGTGCTGACGAACTAGATGGCTCAACGTCGCTTGATGATACTCGACTATTCATCAACCGGGAGCTCAGCTGGTTGGACTTCAACCGTCGGGTGTTGGAGGAGGCGGAGGACCCTACTCAGCCCCTCTTGGAGAGGGTGAAGTTCCTGGCCATCTGCAGCGGCAATCTGGACGAGTTCTTCATGTCCCGCGTCCCGGGACTGGTGCGCCAGTCAGCAAAGGGAGCGCTGGAGCCCCCGCCCGATGGCATGAGCCCAGCTGAACAATTGGAGGCCATCGCAGGAGAGGTGGGAGGCCTCCTGGAGGAACATGCCAGGGTGTGGAACGAACAAATCCTCCCGGAGCTGGACGCAAAGGGCATCCATGTTCGCCAGATGAGGGATCTCCAACCAGATCAAAAGGCCGCCCTGCGGAAGTTCTTCGAGCGTGACCTCTTCCCTATCCTCACGCCCCTAGCTTTCGACCTGAATCATCCCTTCCCATTCATCTCCAGCGGAGCTATCAACCTCGCTGTGGTAATCAGAGACAACACTGGTCACGAAAGGTTTGCCCGGGTCAAGGTGCCATCGGGCAGCCTCTTCCCGAGGCTGATTAGGGTGGACCAGGAGGCAGGCACCTCGCGCGACTCGCATTATGTGTTCCTGGAAGACTTAGTGGCGGCGAACCTGGATCTGCTGTTCACCGGAGTGAACGTCGTTGCCGCCCATCCCTTCAGGGTCACCCGTGACGCCGAGTTCGAGATCGAGCTGGACGAGACCCATGACCTCCTGACAGCGATGGAAGAGGGGTTGGAGTCGAGAAGGGTCGGGGAGCCTGTGCGCCTGGAGGCGGCCGCGGACATGCCCAAGCGCTTGGTCGACATGCTGGCCTCCAAGCTTGAGCTCGCGTCCCATCTCATCTACCGATCCACCATCCCCCTGGCCCTGGCGGACCTATGGCAGCTGCACGGGATCGGCCGGCCAGACCTGCAGGATACGCCCTTCCTGCCCAACGTCCCGAAGCTCGTGTCCAACGAGCAGACCATCCTGACCAACGTGGCCGAGCACGACGTCCTGCTCTACCACCCCTACGACAGCTTCCAACCCCTGATCACCTTCCTCAAGCAGGCCGCGGTCGACCCCGAGGTCATGGCCATCAAGATCACCTTCTACCGCATCGACAGCTGTTCCCCGCTGGTGGACGCTCTCATGGAGGCGAGACGCAACGGAAAGGCCGTGGCCGCGGTGTTGGAGCTCAAAGCCAAGTTCGACGAGGTCAATAATATCTCGTGGGCCAGGCAACTGGAGCATGCCGGCGTGCACGTCGTGTATGGGCCGGTAGACATCAAGATCCACGCCAAGATGTGCCTGGTGGTGAAAAAGAGCCGGGACGGTCCCATCAGGCTGTGCCATCTGTCATCGGGCAACTATAACTCCAAGACCGCGCGCACCTACGGGGATATCGGCTACCTTACCTCCGGCCCTGATATCGCCGCGGATGTCTCCGACCTCTTCAACTCCCTCACTGGCTACTGCCGCAAGGACGATTTCCGCAAGCTCCTGGTGTCCCCGGGCGGTATCCGACGGGGCATCGTGGAAAGAATCGACCGGGAGATCGCCGTCCATCGTGAGCGAGGTAGCGGACATATCGCCTTCAAGCTCAACGCCCTGATCGACAAGGGCATCATCCAGGCGCTTTACCGAGCATCGATGGCGGGGGTGAAGGTGGACCTCAACGTGAGGGGACTGTGCAGCCTGAGGCCGGGGGTGCCAGGCATCAGCGACAATATCCGGGTCACCTCCATCATCTCGAGGTTCCTGGAGCACTCCCGGATCTATTGCTTCCGCAACGGAGGGGATGCCGAGGTCCTTCTGGGCTCATCGGACATGATGACCCGGAACCTCGACCGGAGGGTCGAGATACTCTTCCCTGTCCGAGACCCCCGGATTCGGGAGGCGGTTATCAAGGACATCCTGGAGGTGCACCTTCGAGACAACGTGAAAGCGCGCGAGCTGCAGTCGGACGGCTCTTGGCGCCGGGTGGTCCGCAAGGAGGGGGAGGAACCTCTGGATTCGCAGGAGTGGTTGCTGGCCAACAGGGGAGTGTGGCATGGGGAGAAGTGA
- a CDS encoding winged helix-turn-helix transcriptional regulator: MFVSPKKMRSFMDSYMNKLLKDKEFTASQLPFIMEVGDNEGISMKDLCTSLGADKGLTTRVIRNLIENGFVENRSESSRTYKLFLTKKGEEAFDYSKSAMEDLMSRMLECLDEEDKVHLRSISAKLNKRLDELYKY; this comes from the coding sequence ATGTTCGTCTCACCAAAGAAGATGAGATCGTTCATGGACTCCTACATGAACAAATTGCTGAAGGACAAGGAATTCACCGCCTCCCAGCTCCCTTTTATCATGGAGGTCGGTGACAACGAAGGTATCTCCATGAAGGACCTGTGCACTTCCCTCGGCGCGGACAAGGGCCTCACCACTCGAGTCATCAGGAACCTCATAGAGAACGGCTTCGTGGAGAACCGGAGCGAGTCCAGCAGGACTTACAAGCTCTTCCTGACCAAGAAAGGGGAGGAGGCATTCGATTACTCCAAGTCTGCCATGGAGGACCTCATGAGCCGAATGCTGGAATGCTTGGACGAAGAGGATAAGGTACACCTCAGATCTATCTCCGCCAAGCTCAACAAGAGGCTCGATGAACTTTATAAGTATTGA
- a CDS encoding DUF1697 domain-containing protein, translated as MTGYVALFRGINVGGRNRVKMNDLRGMFLDLGLGQVRTYVQSGNVLFESEETEDLLRERIEHQSERTLGLKTSVILRTFQELSGLIRDLPFSPDDIDRTEASSKVESLYVALLARPPGAAEWQGLLALKQAGEECQKAGRDVYLLLPQGIRGSRSANNLDRLGVPLTMRNWNTLKALHAMTEATTER; from the coding sequence ATGACCGGATATGTGGCGCTGTTCAGAGGCATCAACGTCGGAGGCAGGAACCGCGTCAAGATGAACGATCTTCGCGGTATGTTCCTGGACCTCGGGCTTGGTCAGGTACGGACATATGTCCAGAGCGGCAATGTACTGTTCGAGTCAGAGGAGACCGAGGACCTTCTGCGGGAGAGGATCGAGCACCAGAGCGAGAGGACGCTCGGCCTCAAGACATCGGTCATTCTCAGGACCTTCCAGGAACTGAGTGGGCTGATCCGCGACCTCCCCTTCTCACCAGACGACATCGACAGGACGGAGGCGTCCTCGAAAGTGGAGAGCCTTTACGTGGCCCTCCTGGCCCGACCTCCGGGAGCCGCAGAATGGCAGGGCCTTCTGGCGCTGAAGCAGGCCGGAGAGGAGTGTCAGAAGGCAGGGAGGGATGTCTATCTCCTTTTACCTCAAGGCATCCGGGGCTCCAGATCGGCCAATAACCTGGACCGGTTGGGCGTTCCCCTTACGATGCGCAACTGGAACACGCTCAAGGCGCTTCATGCAATGACTGAGGCAACGACCGAGAGGTGA
- a CDS encoding YfcE family phosphodiesterase — MGRSEDPGFCLLGATTLLNQVAALSASAKAAREMDIEGVHQMRVASRRLRAALPIFSSCLKESQHGRWRDGVKGLTKALGEARDTDVQVEYLRSFLDHTTEVQRPGVQALLDLMEARRREQQEQVLGWLDNINEEGVLKEMTDLLARRIQRLEARKPDVRGRPSYAAGLAHVSYRVGKVLELEASVHDPLAIEKHHAMRIAAKRLRYTMETFRPLFDDQLKEDISTLKGIQDLLGEMHDCDVWLAGMDAVREELTEMPGVGIETLLPGLEAVRKDRARERSALYATFVTRWSKLRDKRFLERLSDRFQAGMAYKDLAIPVVGACQPAKLAIVSDVHGNMEALRTVMEHAKAQGAGGFINLGDMVGSGPCPEEVVSTMKGGHFLSVMGNFDLKVLEFTRASKRPKAASVKGAVLAATARDLSEDSLRFISALPPEIRLEVLGRRVLMVHASPGDPDEQLGPDTPDQRLAELARIADADIVMVGHSHRAFVRQVGDTLFINPGSVGRPVDHDPRASYAVLDTADFSVALHRIEYDVEATVRALKEKGLPEDVAKVVREGRSASEERGRKSIPVDRVVAMGRLERVARRMNVDHQHAENVLRLSTSLFRQLKPLHGLGGKDRFVLEAASLLHDVGTTEGMKGHHRASYRLIMEAELPLSPEDKRLVACMARFHRKRPPRDGDAEIAAFDEKERRRLYMLTSILRVADGLDYQHVGAIKDVECAISEAEVVIKIKSDNDWTPEAEAAVKKADLFERTFARKVRLE; from the coding sequence ATGGGGAGAAGTGAGGACCCCGGGTTCTGCCTGCTCGGGGCGACCACTCTCCTCAACCAGGTGGCCGCACTGAGCGCAAGCGCCAAGGCCGCCCGGGAGATGGATATCGAGGGTGTGCACCAGATGAGGGTTGCGTCCCGCCGGCTGCGGGCCGCGTTGCCCATCTTCAGCTCCTGCCTCAAGGAAAGCCAGCATGGGCGGTGGCGTGATGGTGTAAAAGGCCTGACCAAAGCGCTTGGAGAGGCCCGCGACACCGATGTGCAGGTCGAGTACCTACGCTCTTTCCTGGACCACACGACCGAGGTCCAGCGCCCGGGAGTCCAAGCGCTCCTGGACCTCATGGAGGCCCGCCGACGGGAGCAGCAGGAGCAGGTCCTTGGGTGGCTGGACAACATCAACGAGGAGGGCGTGTTGAAGGAGATGACCGACCTGCTGGCCAGGCGCATCCAGCGCCTGGAGGCCCGGAAGCCCGACGTGAGGGGACGCCCGAGCTACGCCGCCGGTCTTGCCCATGTTTCCTACCGCGTCGGCAAGGTGCTGGAGCTAGAGGCGTCGGTCCACGATCCCCTTGCTATAGAGAAGCACCACGCCATGCGTATAGCGGCCAAGCGGCTACGCTACACCATGGAGACATTCCGCCCGTTGTTCGATGACCAGCTGAAGGAGGATATCAGCACCCTGAAAGGAATCCAGGACCTCCTGGGGGAGATGCACGATTGCGACGTCTGGCTGGCCGGCATGGATGCGGTGCGGGAGGAGCTCACCGAGATGCCTGGGGTGGGTATCGAGACTCTCCTTCCCGGCCTCGAGGCGGTCCGGAAGGATCGGGCCAGGGAGCGGTCCGCGCTCTACGCCACCTTCGTCACGCGCTGGAGCAAACTCCGGGACAAGCGGTTCCTGGAGCGGTTGTCGGACCGGTTCCAGGCGGGGATGGCATACAAGGATCTTGCCATCCCGGTGGTGGGCGCGTGCCAGCCGGCCAAGCTGGCCATCGTCTCCGACGTCCACGGCAACATGGAGGCGCTGAGAACGGTCATGGAGCACGCCAAGGCTCAGGGCGCGGGAGGGTTCATCAACCTGGGAGACATGGTCGGGTCCGGGCCGTGCCCAGAGGAGGTTGTCTCCACTATGAAGGGTGGGCACTTCCTAAGCGTGATGGGGAACTTCGACCTCAAGGTCCTGGAGTTCACCCGTGCCTCCAAACGTCCGAAGGCCGCCTCGGTGAAGGGGGCGGTCCTGGCGGCGACTGCCCGGGACCTATCCGAGGACAGCCTCAGGTTCATTTCCGCCCTCCCCCCAGAAATCAGACTCGAGGTGCTTGGCCGTCGTGTCCTAATGGTCCATGCCAGCCCAGGCGACCCGGACGAGCAGCTCGGACCGGACACCCCAGACCAGCGACTGGCAGAGCTCGCCCGCATCGCTGATGCGGACATCGTTATGGTGGGCCACTCCCACCGGGCCTTTGTACGCCAGGTCGGCGACACCTTGTTCATCAACCCTGGCAGCGTCGGCCGTCCGGTGGACCACGATCCCCGGGCGTCGTACGCCGTCCTGGACACCGCTGACTTCTCCGTAGCCCTCCACCGGATCGAGTATGATGTCGAGGCCACCGTCCGCGCGCTCAAGGAGAAGGGATTACCCGAGGACGTGGCGAAGGTCGTGCGGGAAGGCCGCTCGGCCTCCGAGGAGCGCGGGCGCAAGAGCATCCCGGTGGACCGGGTGGTGGCCATGGGGCGGCTGGAGAGGGTCGCCCGCAGGATGAACGTTGACCACCAGCACGCCGAGAACGTGCTGCGCCTGTCCACCTCTCTCTTCCGGCAGCTGAAGCCCCTTCATGGGCTGGGTGGAAAGGACCGCTTCGTGTTGGAGGCGGCTAGCCTGCTCCACGACGTCGGCACCACTGAGGGCATGAAGGGACATCACCGCGCCTCATACCGCCTGATCATGGAAGCTGAGCTGCCCCTGAGCCCGGAGGACAAGCGGCTGGTGGCATGCATGGCCCGCTTCCACCGGAAGCGTCCGCCGCGCGATGGGGACGCCGAGATTGCGGCCTTCGATGAGAAAGAGCGCCGCCGGCTTTACATGCTGACCTCCATCCTCCGGGTGGCCGACGGCCTGGACTACCAACACGTGGGGGCGATAAAGGACGTCGAGTGCGCCATCTCCGAGGCGGAGGTGGTCATCAAGATAAAATCCGACAACGACTGGACACCAGAGGCCGAGGCCGCCGTGAAAAAGGCCGATCTGTTCGAGCGGACCTTCGCCCGGAAGGTGAGATTGGAATGA